The following nucleotide sequence is from Apium graveolens cultivar Ventura chromosome 4, ASM990537v1, whole genome shotgun sequence.
AAATGTTCACCATAATAAGCGTACCAGCAGAAATATGGTATCCAGGCTTGATGATGCAATCTTCAAGTGCAGAACGGAGAGGAATAACTGGACTAGGTGCGTAGAGCCTCAAGGTTTCCTTATCAATTGCTTGGAGATAAACAAGGTTATTGATGTCTGATTCATTGACATGTCTATCTTTACCGACATCCTTGTCAAGCTCTGCTTGTGCACTGTCTAAAACATGACGATTGTGGAGCAGGAGACACACGGCCCATATAAGAGCCACAGTTGTGGAGTCAGAGTCTGCTAAATAAGGTTCTGCAAATCACAAGCTATATCAAAACAATATACAGTAATGCTTACTTAAGTGTACAACAAATAAGATGAGCAACCATTGCTCACTAAAAATGTAGCCTGGTTAACAGTATCAGCATCAAAACCAGCTATTTCAGCATCTTTAAAAATTGTTAGCATCACATCCATAAAATCTTCATCTCATTTTTGTCCCTCTCCTGTCAGCAACCATTTCTGTTTATGCTCTTCCAACCACCCTTGAATAAAATCATCCAATTCTTGCGCAGTTCTCTTCATTTCCTTCTCATGCGCTTTAAAATCCAGCCATTTCAAAAAGGGTATagaatcagaaaataaaaagacgCCAAATAGATATCCAAACTTCCTTGTTACTACCCCCTTCCTTACCATTAAGCACTATCTCCGTAGTACCTTTTCCCCGCCACCATAGCCATTATCACATTATGTATTATATTTGCAAGCAATTGCTTCATAACTACTAAAACTCCATCTCTGTTACAACCACTCTCCACCCATAACTTGTACACTTTTCTTATCAATGTCTGCACCTCCAAAATTCTTAGCCCCTTTAACATTTCAATTCTTCGTATAGATAGAAAGTTCAAGGGAAACAATCTTTCGTATCTTGCGCCAATAGAACCATACCGAGGAACAGCAAACATTGCCGAGTTGTATGCCAGTAGGTTAGAGGCCAAAAAGGTTGGCTTTTCCGCAAAGTTCTTGTCATGGGTGTGAAAACACTCTTTAGCCATTTCCCAATTACTCAAGACTATAAAAAGACTATAACTTTGTGAGAACCAAGCTTGATGGATAAAGATGGTCCATACTTATCAGCCATGGTTCCAAGTGTATAATGGGTCAGCTGGTTTGGACCCAGAAGATGCATATGGCCTATGAAAGGCCAAGCGCTGCCAGCTTCAGGCAAGACTATGCCCCGTCTTCCCTATATACTTGATATTTTCACCACAAAATAGATAAATACCAACAAAGCAAGAGAACGGGGACTGAATAATACGGGGAATGCAGAAAAGGATCCATAAATTAACAGTAAGGTGGTGAACTTGGCCTCAGAAGCTGGCTGGGGTTGATGTATAAAGAGTGAAGAGAGTGGAAGATATTAATATAAGTTCAAGCAGTATTCTTTTGACTACCATTCTCACTTCTTTTTAATTCGAGTGCTGTCATCAGTGATCAACAATTGATGTAAAATAATGTAGCAGCCAGCATGATAGGTTATCAGTGTTGAGTTTAATAAACCACTAATTATGAGCCTTTTGAAATTATTGCACTAAATTTATACAATGATTGCGTAAGAATGTATTACTACATCAGCAATATTGTTTTCTGTAATTTTGATTTAGATTTTGCCACTGTCAGTAAAAATTTGTTACTACTGTGACTGTGATTTATAAAGCATCAGAAAGCTAATACTATGAATCAACAATTCAAGAATTAAACATTTTCATCGAGAACCACGCAACTACAGCTTGAAATATCGAACAGAATAATCACTTCTACAAATATGGCTAATTTCAAGTCACATACGAGGATAACCATAGCGACGAGCATAGCATAAAAATGATACAAGTGCCTTGACTGAGAAAGAATACAGAACCTGCGCCTTTGCAGAAATTTCATTGCAAAACATCCATAAACAGCAGACCTGACAGCTTTTCAACCTTTCCTAGAGTTGTGGAAGCATCATACATTATACTTCAAGAAAAATTTAGGAAGTGAGAATTTGTATGCATGTTTTCTCATTCAATCCTTAAATTGTTCCTGTAGCATGATAGTTTTCAGCCTTCAACTGTACATGGTgcaatttaattcataaatttcCAAGGCAGCAAGATAATAGTCAAACTGTTATTTGCCCCCGAGACTATGCCAGCCAGGCCAGGAATTACAAATACAAGCTAGGCTGAAGTCTTGGTGAAAGATAAGCTTGAAGAGGAGTTGCTTTGAAATTTGTCAAACCAAAGCTCTCAGTCATGTCTACATATTCTTCCGATAAATTGGTTATATCGAAACTGTGCAACAAACTAGCCAGAGCCAGATGAACTGATTGCAGGGCAAGTGCCACACCTGGGCAAGCTCTCCTTCCCGATCCAAATGGAATGAACTCGAAATTTTGTCCTTTCAAATCAATGTCCTTGTGGGTTGTCAAGAATCTCTCTGGCTTAAATTCGTTTGGTTCGGGCCACACACGCTCATCCCGGTGAATCTTCCAAACATTAACCATTAGACGCGTACCAGCAGTAATGTTGTATCCAGGAGAGATGGTGCAATCCTCAATTGCAGCACGGAAAGGAATTAGTGGGCTAGGTGAGTAGAGCCTCAAGGTTTCCTTGACAATTGCTTGGAGATAAACAAGGTTCTTGATGTCTGATTCATCAACATGTCTATCTTTGCCAACAACTGTGTCAAGCTCTGCTTGTGCCTTCTCTAATATGCGGCGGTTGTTGAGGAGGAGAGACACGGCCCATATAAGAGCCACAGTTGTGGAGTCAGATCCTGCTAAAATAAGGTTCTGCAAAACCACGTACGACATATTGTTAAGTTACGAGTTCTCCTAAAACCTCAAGGTATTAGAAATTGGGCTTACCAGGATCATTTCTCATATCTTAACACACATAAAACATACATATTGATTAATTCCTTCACAAGTGTAAAACAAATTAGATGCATAGTTTAAGTAACCAGTTGCTTACCAAAGATGTAGCTTTATTTATGGTATCAGCATCAAAACCAGCTATTTCAGCATCTTTAAGAATGGTTAGCATCACATCCATAAAATCCTCATCTCCTTGTTCTTCTCCTCTCACTAGTCTTCTCTGTTTATGCTCTTCCAACCAAACTTGGATAAAATCATCCAATTCTTGCGCAGCCTTCTTCATATCCCTCTCATGTGCTTTCGAATCCAGCCATTTTAAAAAAGGTATAAAATCAGAGAACAAAAATGCTCCAAATAAAAACCCAAACTTCCTAACCATCTTCTCAAACTTCTGTACCTCTCCTTCCTTACCATTAGCACTACCTCCATAGTATCTTTTTCCAGCCACCATACCCATGATCAAATTATGCGTGATATTAGCAAACCATTTCTTCATATCCACTACAACTCCATCTCTATCACAACCACTCTCAATCCATAGCTTATATACTTCTTTTATCGATGTCTGCACCTCCGAAACTCTTAAGCCCTTCAACATTTCAATTCTTCGAACAGATAAAAGTTCAAGGGAAACAATCTTGCGTATCCGGCGCCAATAAGAACCATAAGGAGCAAAAGCAAACATAGCCAAGTTGTATCCCAGTAGCTTTGAGGCCAAAACAATTGGCTTTCCTATAAAATTCTTGTCATGGGTAAGAAAACACTCTTTGGCCATTTCCCAACTACTCAACACTATAACTTTGTGTGATCCAAGCTTGATGGAGAAAGCTGGTCCATACTTATCAGCCATGGTTCCAAGTGTATAATGTGTCAGCTGGTTTGGACCAAGAAGATGCATGTGGCCTATGAAAGGCCAAGCACCACCAGCTTCAGGCAAGACTACGTTCTGTCTTCTTTGTCTACCTGATCTTTTCACTGTAAAGTAGATAAAGACTAACAGAGCAAGTAGACCAGAGACTAATTCAAGAACATCATCCATGGACTTGCTCCATCTCAGAAATTATAGAGATTAGATAgagaatagtttcaagttcgATAACTCGGATAACTTTGACTTTTACTTTTAGTATTTTTCTTAATATTTTTCGTATTCAATTAGATAGATGACATCAACTGATGTCAGAGACTTTAGCTTACGAATTTATGACGTTGAATTACTCCCTCCTTGCCCACAGATCTTTACTATTTTCAGTATTTCCATACttctataaaatataattttataatatatttttttaattttgttttttaataaaaatttaaatataaattttttattcagaaaaaataaaaaaatatattataaaattatattttaaaaaaacactaaaaagtgtgccaaaaaataatttatataatttaatgGGATAGAGGGAATATCGATCTACTTCTATTCTAAAAGTTTGTGGTTAATCGATATTCGGTGGATAATTAAACTGATTAAGTGAAAATTGgctcaaaactcattttttacGAAAATCGGTTAAAAATCTGAAAAAATTAGATTAATCGTTTAAAAATCGAATTAATCATGCAAAAATCGGCCTCATTGGtcaaa
It contains:
- the LOC141718927 gene encoding cytochrome P450 CYP82D47-like, with product MDDVLELVSGLLALLVFIYFTVKRSGRQRRQNVVLPEAGGAWPFIGHMHLLGPNQLTHYTLGTMADKYGPAFSIKLGSHKVIVLSSWEMAKECFLTHDKNFIGKPIVLASKLLGYNLAMFAFAPYGSYWRRIRKIVSLELLSVRRIEMLKGLRVSEVQTSIKEVYKLWIESGCDRDGVVVDMKKWFANITHNLIMGMVAGKRYYGGSANGKEGEVQKFEKMVRKFGFLFGAFLFSDFIPFLKWLDSKAHERDMKKAAQELDDFIQVWLEEHKQRRLVRGEEQGDEDFMDVMLTILKDAEIAGFDADTINKATSLNLILAGSDSTTVALIWAVSLLLNNRRILEKAQAELDTVVGKDRHVDESDIKNLVYLQAIVKETLRLYSPSPLIPFRAAIEDCTISPGYNITAGTRLMVNVWKIHRDERVWPEPNEFKPERFLTTHKDIDLKGQNFEFIPFGSGRRACPGVALALQSVHLALASLLHSFDITNLSEEYVDMTESFGLTNFKATPLQAYLSPRLQPSLYL